In Cynocephalus volans isolate mCynVol1 chromosome 3, mCynVol1.pri, whole genome shotgun sequence, one DNA window encodes the following:
- the KCNC3 gene encoding potassium voltage-gated channel subfamily C member 3 isoform X1: MLSSVCVSSFRGRQGASKQQPAPPPHPPESPPPLSPRPPQQQPALPGPAASPAGPPAPRGPGGRRAEPCPGLPAAAMGRHGGGGGDSGKIVINVGGVRHETYRSTLRTLPGTRLAGLTEPEAAARFDYDPGADEFFFDRHPGVFAYVLNYYRTGKLHCPADVCGPLFEEELGFWGIDETDVEACCWMTYRQHRDAEEALDSFEAPDPAGSANATNAAGAHDAGLDDEAGAGGGGLDGAGGELKRLCFQDAGGGAGGPPGGAGGAGGTWWRRWQPRVWALFEDPYSSRAARYVAFASLFFILISITTFCLETHEGFIHISNKTVTQASPIPGAPPENITNVEVETEPFLTYVEGVCVVWFTFEFLMRITFCPDKVEFLKSSLNIIDCVAILPFYLEVGLSGLSSKAAKDVLGFLRVVRFVRILRIFKLTRHFVGLRVLGHTLRASTNEFLLLIIFLALGVLIFATMIYYAERIGADPDDILGSNHTYFKNIPIGFWWAVVTMTTLGYGDMYPKTWSGMLVGALCALAGVLTIAMPVPVIVNNFGMYYSLAMAKQKLPKKKNKHIPRPPQPGSPNYCKPDPPLPPPPHPHHGSGGISPPPPITPPSMGVTVAGAYPPGPHTHPGLLRGGAGGLGIMGLPPLPAPGEPCPLAQEEVIEINRADPRPNGDPAAAALAHEDCPAIDQPAMSPEDKSPITPGSRGRYSRDRACFLLTDYAPSPDGSIRKGYEKSRSLSSIAGLSGVSLRLAPLATPPGSPRAARHAPPTLPSIL; this comes from the exons ATGCTGAGCTCAGTCTGCGTCTCGTCCTTCCGCGGGCGCCAGGGGGCCAGCAAGCAGCAGCCGGCGCCACCGCCGCATCCACCGGAGTCCCCGCCGCCGCTGTCCCCGCGGCCGCCGCAGCAGCAGCCTGCGCTGCCCGGCCCCGCCGCGTCCCCGGCGGGCCCCCCGGCACCCCGCGGGCCCGGGGGCCGGCGCGCCGAGCCATGCCCCGGGCTGCCGGCGGCGGCCATGGGGCggcacggcggcggcggtggcgacAGCGGCAAGATCGTGATCAACGTGGGCGGCGTGCGCCATGAGACGTACCGCTCGACGCTGCGCACCCTGCCGGGGACGCGGCTGGCCGGCCTGACGGAGCCTGAGGCGGCGGCGCGCTTCGACTACGATCCGGGCGCCGACGAGTTCTTCTTCGACCGGCACCCCGGCGTCTTCGCCTACGTGCTCAACTACTACCGCACGGGCAAGCTGCACTGCCCGGCCGACGTGTGTGGGCCGCTCTTCGAGGAGGAGCTTGGCTTCTGGGGCATCGACGAGACCGACGTGGAGGCCTGCTGCTGGATGACCTACCGGCAGCACCGCGACGCCGAGGAGGCACTAGACTCCTTCGAGGCGCCCGACCCCGCGGGCTCTGCCAACGCCACCAACGCCGCGGGCGCCCACGACGCGGGCCTGGACGACGAGGCGGGTGCGGGCGGCGGCGGCCTGGACGGAGCGGGCGGCGAGCTCAAGCGTCTCTGCTTCCAGGACGCAGGCGGCGGCGCCGGGGGGCCGCCAGGGGGCGCGGGCGGCGCGGGCGGCACGTGGTGGCGCCGCTGGCAGCCCCGTGTGTGGGCGCTCTTCGAGGACCCCTACTCGTCGCGGGCCGCCAGG TATGTGGCCTTCGCCTCGCTCTTCTTCATCCTCATCTCCATCACCACCTTCTGCCTGGAGACCCACGAAGGCTTCATCCACATCAGCAACAAGACAGTGACGCAGGCCTCACCAATCCCCGGGGCCCCACCAGAGAACATTACCAACGTGGAGGTGGAGACGGAGCCCTTCCTGACCTACGTGGAGGGCGTGTGCGTGGTCTGGTTCACCTTCGAGTTCCTCATGCGCATCACCTTCTGTCCAGACAAGGTGGAATTTCTCAAGAGCAGCCTCAATATCATCGACTGTGTGGCCATCCTGCCCTTCTATCTCGAAGTGGGCCTCTCGGGCCTCAGCTCCAAGGCCGCCAAAGACGTGCTGGGCTTCCTGCGAGTTGTCCGCTTTGTCCGCATCCTGCGCATCTTCAAGCTGACTCGCCACTTTGTGGGCTTGCGTGTGCTGGGCCACACGCTCCGGGCCAGCACCAATGAGTTCCTGCTGCTCATCATCTTTCTTGCCCTGGGGGTGCTCATCTTCGCCACCATGATTTACTATGCTGAGCGCATTGGTGCCGACCCCGATGACATCCTGGGTTCCAACCACACCTACTTCAAGAACATCCCCATTGGCTTCTGGTGGGCTGTGGTCACCATGACGACCCTGGGCTATGGAGACATGTACCCCAAGACGTGGTCGGGGATGCTGGTTGGGGCGCTCTGTGCCCTGGCAGGGGTGCTCACCATTGCCATGCCCGTGCCCGTTATTGTCAACAACTTTGGCATGTACTATTCACTGGCCATGGCCAAACAGAAGCTGCCCAAGAAGAAGAACAAACACATCCCCCGGCCCCCGCAGCCTGGCTCACCCAACTACTGCAAGCCCGACCCACCCCTGCCACCCCCGCCTCACCCTCACCATGGCAGCGGAGGCATCAGTCCCCCGCCACCCATCACCCCACCTTCCATGGGGGTGACTGTGGCTGGGGCCTACCCACCGGGGCCCCACACGCACCCTGGGCTGCTCAGGGGGGGAGCGGGTGGGCTCGGGATCATGGGGCTGCCTCCTCTGCCGGCCCCTGGTGAGCCTTGCCCGTTGGCTCAGGAGGAGGTGATTGAGATCAACCGGGCAG ATCCTCGCCCCAATGGGGATCCAGCAGCAGCTGCTCTTGCCCACGAGGACTGCCCAGCCATCGACCAGCCTGCCATGTCCCCGGAGGACAAGAGCCCCATCACACCTGGAAGCCGGGGTCGCTACAGCCGGGACCGAGCCTGCTTCCTCCTCACCGACTATGCCCCTTCCCCTGATGGCTCCATCCGAAAAG
- the KCNC3 gene encoding potassium voltage-gated channel subfamily C member 3 isoform X4, whose amino-acid sequence MLSSVCVSSFRGRQGASKQQPAPPPHPPESPPPLSPRPPQQQPALPGPAASPAGPPAPRGPGGRRAEPCPGLPAAAMGRHGGGGGDSGKIVINVGGVRHETYRSTLRTLPGTRLAGLTEPEAAARFDYDPGADEFFFDRHPGVFAYVLNYYRTGKLHCPADVCGPLFEEELGFWGIDETDVEACCWMTYRQHRDAEEALDSFEAPDPAGSANATNAAGAHDAGLDDEAGAGGGGLDGAGGELKRLCFQDAGGGAGGPPGGAGGAGGTWWRRWQPRVWALFEDPYSSRAARYVAFASLFFILISITTFCLETHEGFIHISNKTVTQASPIPGAPPENITNVEVETEPFLTYVEGVCVVWFTFEFLMRITFCPDKVEFLKSSLNIIDCVAILPFYLEVGLSGLSSKAAKDVLGFLRVVRFVRILRIFKLTRHFVGLRVLGHTLRASTNEFLLLIIFLALGVLIFATMIYYAERIGADPDDILGSNHTYFKNIPIGFWWAVVTMTTLGYGDMYPKTWSGMLVGALCALAGVLTIAMPVPVIVNNFGMYYSLAMAKQKLPKKKNKHIPRPPQPGSPNYCKPDPPLPPPPHPHHGSGGISPPPPITPPSMGVTVAGAYPPGPHTHPGLLRGGAGGLGIMGLPPLPAPGEPCPLAQEEVIEINRADPRPNGDPAAAALAHEDCPAIDQPAMSPEDKSPITPGSRGRYSRDRACFLLTDYAPSPDGSIRKATGAPPLVPPDWHKPGPPSFLPDLNANAAAWISP is encoded by the exons ATGCTGAGCTCAGTCTGCGTCTCGTCCTTCCGCGGGCGCCAGGGGGCCAGCAAGCAGCAGCCGGCGCCACCGCCGCATCCACCGGAGTCCCCGCCGCCGCTGTCCCCGCGGCCGCCGCAGCAGCAGCCTGCGCTGCCCGGCCCCGCCGCGTCCCCGGCGGGCCCCCCGGCACCCCGCGGGCCCGGGGGCCGGCGCGCCGAGCCATGCCCCGGGCTGCCGGCGGCGGCCATGGGGCggcacggcggcggcggtggcgacAGCGGCAAGATCGTGATCAACGTGGGCGGCGTGCGCCATGAGACGTACCGCTCGACGCTGCGCACCCTGCCGGGGACGCGGCTGGCCGGCCTGACGGAGCCTGAGGCGGCGGCGCGCTTCGACTACGATCCGGGCGCCGACGAGTTCTTCTTCGACCGGCACCCCGGCGTCTTCGCCTACGTGCTCAACTACTACCGCACGGGCAAGCTGCACTGCCCGGCCGACGTGTGTGGGCCGCTCTTCGAGGAGGAGCTTGGCTTCTGGGGCATCGACGAGACCGACGTGGAGGCCTGCTGCTGGATGACCTACCGGCAGCACCGCGACGCCGAGGAGGCACTAGACTCCTTCGAGGCGCCCGACCCCGCGGGCTCTGCCAACGCCACCAACGCCGCGGGCGCCCACGACGCGGGCCTGGACGACGAGGCGGGTGCGGGCGGCGGCGGCCTGGACGGAGCGGGCGGCGAGCTCAAGCGTCTCTGCTTCCAGGACGCAGGCGGCGGCGCCGGGGGGCCGCCAGGGGGCGCGGGCGGCGCGGGCGGCACGTGGTGGCGCCGCTGGCAGCCCCGTGTGTGGGCGCTCTTCGAGGACCCCTACTCGTCGCGGGCCGCCAGG TATGTGGCCTTCGCCTCGCTCTTCTTCATCCTCATCTCCATCACCACCTTCTGCCTGGAGACCCACGAAGGCTTCATCCACATCAGCAACAAGACAGTGACGCAGGCCTCACCAATCCCCGGGGCCCCACCAGAGAACATTACCAACGTGGAGGTGGAGACGGAGCCCTTCCTGACCTACGTGGAGGGCGTGTGCGTGGTCTGGTTCACCTTCGAGTTCCTCATGCGCATCACCTTCTGTCCAGACAAGGTGGAATTTCTCAAGAGCAGCCTCAATATCATCGACTGTGTGGCCATCCTGCCCTTCTATCTCGAAGTGGGCCTCTCGGGCCTCAGCTCCAAGGCCGCCAAAGACGTGCTGGGCTTCCTGCGAGTTGTCCGCTTTGTCCGCATCCTGCGCATCTTCAAGCTGACTCGCCACTTTGTGGGCTTGCGTGTGCTGGGCCACACGCTCCGGGCCAGCACCAATGAGTTCCTGCTGCTCATCATCTTTCTTGCCCTGGGGGTGCTCATCTTCGCCACCATGATTTACTATGCTGAGCGCATTGGTGCCGACCCCGATGACATCCTGGGTTCCAACCACACCTACTTCAAGAACATCCCCATTGGCTTCTGGTGGGCTGTGGTCACCATGACGACCCTGGGCTATGGAGACATGTACCCCAAGACGTGGTCGGGGATGCTGGTTGGGGCGCTCTGTGCCCTGGCAGGGGTGCTCACCATTGCCATGCCCGTGCCCGTTATTGTCAACAACTTTGGCATGTACTATTCACTGGCCATGGCCAAACAGAAGCTGCCCAAGAAGAAGAACAAACACATCCCCCGGCCCCCGCAGCCTGGCTCACCCAACTACTGCAAGCCCGACCCACCCCTGCCACCCCCGCCTCACCCTCACCATGGCAGCGGAGGCATCAGTCCCCCGCCACCCATCACCCCACCTTCCATGGGGGTGACTGTGGCTGGGGCCTACCCACCGGGGCCCCACACGCACCCTGGGCTGCTCAGGGGGGGAGCGGGTGGGCTCGGGATCATGGGGCTGCCTCCTCTGCCGGCCCCTGGTGAGCCTTGCCCGTTGGCTCAGGAGGAGGTGATTGAGATCAACCGGGCAG ATCCTCGCCCCAATGGGGATCCAGCAGCAGCTGCTCTTGCCCACGAGGACTGCCCAGCCATCGACCAGCCTGCCATGTCCCCGGAGGACAAGAGCCCCATCACACCTGGAAGCCGGGGTCGCTACAGCCGGGACCGAGCCTGCTTCCTCCTCACCGACTATGCCCCTTCCCCTGATGGCTCCATCCGAAAAG ccactggTGCTCCCCCACTGGTCCCCCCAGACTGGCATAAGCCAGGCCCCCCAAGCTTCTTGCCCGACCTCAACGCCAACGCTGCAGCCTGGATATCCCCCTAG
- the KCNC3 gene encoding potassium voltage-gated channel subfamily C member 3 isoform X3, which yields MLSSVCVSSFRGRQGASKQQPAPPPHPPESPPPLSPRPPQQQPALPGPAASPAGPPAPRGPGGRRAEPCPGLPAAAMGRHGGGGGDSGKIVINVGGVRHETYRSTLRTLPGTRLAGLTEPEAAARFDYDPGADEFFFDRHPGVFAYVLNYYRTGKLHCPADVCGPLFEEELGFWGIDETDVEACCWMTYRQHRDAEEALDSFEAPDPAGSANATNAAGAHDAGLDDEAGAGGGGLDGAGGELKRLCFQDAGGGAGGPPGGAGGAGGTWWRRWQPRVWALFEDPYSSRAARYVAFASLFFILISITTFCLETHEGFIHISNKTVTQASPIPGAPPENITNVEVETEPFLTYVEGVCVVWFTFEFLMRITFCPDKVEFLKSSLNIIDCVAILPFYLEVGLSGLSSKAAKDVLGFLRVVRFVRILRIFKLTRHFVGLRVLGHTLRASTNEFLLLIIFLALGVLIFATMIYYAERIGADPDDILGSNHTYFKNIPIGFWWAVVTMTTLGYGDMYPKTWSGMLVGALCALAGVLTIAMPVPVIVNNFGMYYSLAMAKQKLPKKKNKHIPRPPQPGSPNYCKPDPPLPPPPHPHHGSGGISPPPPITPPSMGVTVAGAYPPGPHTHPGLLRGGAGGLGIMGLPPLPAPGEPCPLAQEEVIEINRAGSDLGVQEEGDPRPNGDPAAAALAHEDCPAIDQPAMSPEDKSPITPGSRGRYSRDRACFLLTDYAPSPDGSIRKATGAPPLVPPDWHKPGPPSFLPDLNANAAAWISP from the exons ATGCTGAGCTCAGTCTGCGTCTCGTCCTTCCGCGGGCGCCAGGGGGCCAGCAAGCAGCAGCCGGCGCCACCGCCGCATCCACCGGAGTCCCCGCCGCCGCTGTCCCCGCGGCCGCCGCAGCAGCAGCCTGCGCTGCCCGGCCCCGCCGCGTCCCCGGCGGGCCCCCCGGCACCCCGCGGGCCCGGGGGCCGGCGCGCCGAGCCATGCCCCGGGCTGCCGGCGGCGGCCATGGGGCggcacggcggcggcggtggcgacAGCGGCAAGATCGTGATCAACGTGGGCGGCGTGCGCCATGAGACGTACCGCTCGACGCTGCGCACCCTGCCGGGGACGCGGCTGGCCGGCCTGACGGAGCCTGAGGCGGCGGCGCGCTTCGACTACGATCCGGGCGCCGACGAGTTCTTCTTCGACCGGCACCCCGGCGTCTTCGCCTACGTGCTCAACTACTACCGCACGGGCAAGCTGCACTGCCCGGCCGACGTGTGTGGGCCGCTCTTCGAGGAGGAGCTTGGCTTCTGGGGCATCGACGAGACCGACGTGGAGGCCTGCTGCTGGATGACCTACCGGCAGCACCGCGACGCCGAGGAGGCACTAGACTCCTTCGAGGCGCCCGACCCCGCGGGCTCTGCCAACGCCACCAACGCCGCGGGCGCCCACGACGCGGGCCTGGACGACGAGGCGGGTGCGGGCGGCGGCGGCCTGGACGGAGCGGGCGGCGAGCTCAAGCGTCTCTGCTTCCAGGACGCAGGCGGCGGCGCCGGGGGGCCGCCAGGGGGCGCGGGCGGCGCGGGCGGCACGTGGTGGCGCCGCTGGCAGCCCCGTGTGTGGGCGCTCTTCGAGGACCCCTACTCGTCGCGGGCCGCCAGG TATGTGGCCTTCGCCTCGCTCTTCTTCATCCTCATCTCCATCACCACCTTCTGCCTGGAGACCCACGAAGGCTTCATCCACATCAGCAACAAGACAGTGACGCAGGCCTCACCAATCCCCGGGGCCCCACCAGAGAACATTACCAACGTGGAGGTGGAGACGGAGCCCTTCCTGACCTACGTGGAGGGCGTGTGCGTGGTCTGGTTCACCTTCGAGTTCCTCATGCGCATCACCTTCTGTCCAGACAAGGTGGAATTTCTCAAGAGCAGCCTCAATATCATCGACTGTGTGGCCATCCTGCCCTTCTATCTCGAAGTGGGCCTCTCGGGCCTCAGCTCCAAGGCCGCCAAAGACGTGCTGGGCTTCCTGCGAGTTGTCCGCTTTGTCCGCATCCTGCGCATCTTCAAGCTGACTCGCCACTTTGTGGGCTTGCGTGTGCTGGGCCACACGCTCCGGGCCAGCACCAATGAGTTCCTGCTGCTCATCATCTTTCTTGCCCTGGGGGTGCTCATCTTCGCCACCATGATTTACTATGCTGAGCGCATTGGTGCCGACCCCGATGACATCCTGGGTTCCAACCACACCTACTTCAAGAACATCCCCATTGGCTTCTGGTGGGCTGTGGTCACCATGACGACCCTGGGCTATGGAGACATGTACCCCAAGACGTGGTCGGGGATGCTGGTTGGGGCGCTCTGTGCCCTGGCAGGGGTGCTCACCATTGCCATGCCCGTGCCCGTTATTGTCAACAACTTTGGCATGTACTATTCACTGGCCATGGCCAAACAGAAGCTGCCCAAGAAGAAGAACAAACACATCCCCCGGCCCCCGCAGCCTGGCTCACCCAACTACTGCAAGCCCGACCCACCCCTGCCACCCCCGCCTCACCCTCACCATGGCAGCGGAGGCATCAGTCCCCCGCCACCCATCACCCCACCTTCCATGGGGGTGACTGTGGCTGGGGCCTACCCACCGGGGCCCCACACGCACCCTGGGCTGCTCAGGGGGGGAGCGGGTGGGCTCGGGATCATGGGGCTGCCTCCTCTGCCGGCCCCTGGTGAGCCTTGCCCGTTGGCTCAGGAGGAGGTGATTGAGATCAACCGGGCAG GCAGTGATTTGGGAGTCCAGGAAGAGGGAG ATCCTCGCCCCAATGGGGATCCAGCAGCAGCTGCTCTTGCCCACGAGGACTGCCCAGCCATCGACCAGCCTGCCATGTCCCCGGAGGACAAGAGCCCCATCACACCTGGAAGCCGGGGTCGCTACAGCCGGGACCGAGCCTGCTTCCTCCTCACCGACTATGCCCCTTCCCCTGATGGCTCCATCCGAAAAG ccactggTGCTCCCCCACTGGTCCCCCCAGACTGGCATAAGCCAGGCCCCCCAAGCTTCTTGCCCGACCTCAACGCCAACGCTGCAGCCTGGATATCCCCCTAG
- the KCNC3 gene encoding potassium voltage-gated channel subfamily C member 3 isoform X5: MLSSVCVSSFRGRQGASKQQPAPPPHPPESPPPLSPRPPQQQPALPGPAASPAGPPAPRGPGGRRAEPCPGLPAAAMGRHGGGGGDSGKIVINVGGVRHETYRSTLRTLPGTRLAGLTEPEAAARFDYDPGADEFFFDRHPGVFAYVLNYYRTGKLHCPADVCGPLFEEELGFWGIDETDVEACCWMTYRQHRDAEEALDSFEAPDPAGSANATNAAGAHDAGLDDEAGAGGGGLDGAGGELKRLCFQDAGGGAGGPPGGAGGAGGTWWRRWQPRVWALFEDPYSSRAARYVAFASLFFILISITTFCLETHEGFIHISNKTVTQASPIPGAPPENITNVEVETEPFLTYVEGVCVVWFTFEFLMRITFCPDKVEFLKSSLNIIDCVAILPFYLEVGLSGLSSKAAKDVLGFLRVVRFVRILRIFKLTRHFVGLRVLGHTLRASTNEFLLLIIFLALGVLIFATMIYYAERIGADPDDILGSNHTYFKNIPIGFWWAVVTMTTLGYGDMYPKTWSGMLVGALCALAGVLTIAMPVPVIVNNFGMYYSLAMAKQKLPKKKNKHIPRPPQPGSPNYCKPDPPLPPPPHPHHGSGGISPPPPITPPSMGVTVAGAYPPGPHTHPGLLRGGAGGLGIMGLPPLPAPGEPCPLAQEEVIEINRAVDPRPNGDPAAAALAHEDCPAIDQPAMSPEDKSPITPGSRGRYSRDRACFLLTDYAPSPDGSIRKATGAPPLVPPDWHKPGPPSFLPDLNANAAAWISP; this comes from the exons ATGCTGAGCTCAGTCTGCGTCTCGTCCTTCCGCGGGCGCCAGGGGGCCAGCAAGCAGCAGCCGGCGCCACCGCCGCATCCACCGGAGTCCCCGCCGCCGCTGTCCCCGCGGCCGCCGCAGCAGCAGCCTGCGCTGCCCGGCCCCGCCGCGTCCCCGGCGGGCCCCCCGGCACCCCGCGGGCCCGGGGGCCGGCGCGCCGAGCCATGCCCCGGGCTGCCGGCGGCGGCCATGGGGCggcacggcggcggcggtggcgacAGCGGCAAGATCGTGATCAACGTGGGCGGCGTGCGCCATGAGACGTACCGCTCGACGCTGCGCACCCTGCCGGGGACGCGGCTGGCCGGCCTGACGGAGCCTGAGGCGGCGGCGCGCTTCGACTACGATCCGGGCGCCGACGAGTTCTTCTTCGACCGGCACCCCGGCGTCTTCGCCTACGTGCTCAACTACTACCGCACGGGCAAGCTGCACTGCCCGGCCGACGTGTGTGGGCCGCTCTTCGAGGAGGAGCTTGGCTTCTGGGGCATCGACGAGACCGACGTGGAGGCCTGCTGCTGGATGACCTACCGGCAGCACCGCGACGCCGAGGAGGCACTAGACTCCTTCGAGGCGCCCGACCCCGCGGGCTCTGCCAACGCCACCAACGCCGCGGGCGCCCACGACGCGGGCCTGGACGACGAGGCGGGTGCGGGCGGCGGCGGCCTGGACGGAGCGGGCGGCGAGCTCAAGCGTCTCTGCTTCCAGGACGCAGGCGGCGGCGCCGGGGGGCCGCCAGGGGGCGCGGGCGGCGCGGGCGGCACGTGGTGGCGCCGCTGGCAGCCCCGTGTGTGGGCGCTCTTCGAGGACCCCTACTCGTCGCGGGCCGCCAGG TATGTGGCCTTCGCCTCGCTCTTCTTCATCCTCATCTCCATCACCACCTTCTGCCTGGAGACCCACGAAGGCTTCATCCACATCAGCAACAAGACAGTGACGCAGGCCTCACCAATCCCCGGGGCCCCACCAGAGAACATTACCAACGTGGAGGTGGAGACGGAGCCCTTCCTGACCTACGTGGAGGGCGTGTGCGTGGTCTGGTTCACCTTCGAGTTCCTCATGCGCATCACCTTCTGTCCAGACAAGGTGGAATTTCTCAAGAGCAGCCTCAATATCATCGACTGTGTGGCCATCCTGCCCTTCTATCTCGAAGTGGGCCTCTCGGGCCTCAGCTCCAAGGCCGCCAAAGACGTGCTGGGCTTCCTGCGAGTTGTCCGCTTTGTCCGCATCCTGCGCATCTTCAAGCTGACTCGCCACTTTGTGGGCTTGCGTGTGCTGGGCCACACGCTCCGGGCCAGCACCAATGAGTTCCTGCTGCTCATCATCTTTCTTGCCCTGGGGGTGCTCATCTTCGCCACCATGATTTACTATGCTGAGCGCATTGGTGCCGACCCCGATGACATCCTGGGTTCCAACCACACCTACTTCAAGAACATCCCCATTGGCTTCTGGTGGGCTGTGGTCACCATGACGACCCTGGGCTATGGAGACATGTACCCCAAGACGTGGTCGGGGATGCTGGTTGGGGCGCTCTGTGCCCTGGCAGGGGTGCTCACCATTGCCATGCCCGTGCCCGTTATTGTCAACAACTTTGGCATGTACTATTCACTGGCCATGGCCAAACAGAAGCTGCCCAAGAAGAAGAACAAACACATCCCCCGGCCCCCGCAGCCTGGCTCACCCAACTACTGCAAGCCCGACCCACCCCTGCCACCCCCGCCTCACCCTCACCATGGCAGCGGAGGCATCAGTCCCCCGCCACCCATCACCCCACCTTCCATGGGGGTGACTGTGGCTGGGGCCTACCCACCGGGGCCCCACACGCACCCTGGGCTGCTCAGGGGGGGAGCGGGTGGGCTCGGGATCATGGGGCTGCCTCCTCTGCCGGCCCCTGGTGAGCCTTGCCCGTTGGCTCAGGAGGAGGTGATTGAGATCAACCGGGCAG TAG ATCCTCGCCCCAATGGGGATCCAGCAGCAGCTGCTCTTGCCCACGAGGACTGCCCAGCCATCGACCAGCCTGCCATGTCCCCGGAGGACAAGAGCCCCATCACACCTGGAAGCCGGGGTCGCTACAGCCGGGACCGAGCCTGCTTCCTCCTCACCGACTATGCCCCTTCCCCTGATGGCTCCATCCGAAAAG ccactggTGCTCCCCCACTGGTCCCCCCAGACTGGCATAAGCCAGGCCCCCCAAGCTTCTTGCCCGACCTCAACGCCAACGCTGCAGCCTGGATATCCCCCTAG